A region from the uncultured Bacteroides sp. genome encodes:
- a CDS encoding family 78 glycoside hydrolase catalytic domain, whose product MRNIKNLFILSFIIISTLPCFAVDKIQVNNIRVELKTNPVGLDVLKPRFSWKITSKMPNTNQLAYRIMVAESQKDILSEKNLIWDTQIIKDSSSLFVQYNGTKLLSRKTYFWKIKVYTNQGESNWNYGHWSMAFLNSSDWKASWIGSDKISSQDTLIGNTRLSARYLRKEFHSPKGIKSARLYISGLGLYECFINGKKVGNGIFTPAQTEFAKRVYYNVYDVKKLLDEKVNTIGVILGNGRYFPMRTDSAIKTQFPRLLLQLEIIGMDGKTTTVISDESWKITTNGPIRANNEYDGEKYNANLEMKGWDCNRFNDSSWEKAQLVSSPSEKITCQNTPSIRTMERITPISIKELKSGCYIVDMGQNMVGWANVTLYGKKDIPVTMRFSETLNSDGSPYIKNLRTAKATDIYIPSKDGTFQWEPKFTYHGFRFIEITGAEQAPLINDIVGCVNYDEMATLSTFECSDSLLNQLFHNAQWGIKGNYRSFPTDCPQRDERQGWLGDRATGCFGEAYMFDQTLLYEKWLDDMQDSQSTTGAISDVIPTYWEVFSDNITWSSAYMMSAYMLYELRGDRQGIIKHYVSMKKWLYYMKDKYLQDYILTKDTYGDWCMPPENLSIIHSKDPARITDGKVMSTTFFYHILNMMQEFAVIASHPEDVAAYKDLAAKIKDAYNTKYFQSDKGIYDNNTVTANLISLAQGLVPKGYEQKVFDNIVTRIEKDFDSHVSVGVVGIQFLMRTLTDYGRPDLAYTIATQKTFPSWGYMIANGASTIWELWNGNTADPSMNSGNHVMLLGDLMIWYHENLIGIKSCGEGDPFKHFTINPYFAPQLTYLNGSYESPYGKIVSNWEKTGSVLNWRVSVPANTSALIYMPTSSTQHISMNGKPISKYSEIKVVKNGNNKVVLNLPSGNYKFTIN is encoded by the coding sequence ATGAGAAACATCAAAAATCTATTTATCTTATCATTTATCATTATTTCAACTTTACCTTGTTTTGCTGTAGACAAAATTCAGGTAAACAATATAAGAGTCGAACTAAAAACGAATCCTGTGGGACTGGATGTCCTTAAGCCTCGCTTTTCCTGGAAAATAACTTCGAAGATGCCCAATACAAATCAATTGGCTTATCGAATTATGGTTGCCGAATCCCAAAAAGATATACTCAGTGAAAAGAATTTGATATGGGACACCCAAATAATAAAAGATTCTTCTTCTCTCTTTGTGCAATATAACGGAACAAAGTTATTATCGAGAAAAACATATTTTTGGAAGATTAAAGTTTATACCAACCAAGGAGAATCAAATTGGAATTATGGACATTGGTCAATGGCATTTTTGAATTCATCTGATTGGAAGGCTTCTTGGATTGGTTCCGATAAAATATCGAGCCAAGACACCTTAATAGGAAATACCCGCTTGTCGGCACGCTATTTAAGAAAGGAATTTCATTCACCAAAGGGTATCAAAAGTGCCCGATTATATATTTCAGGATTAGGATTATATGAGTGTTTCATTAACGGCAAAAAAGTAGGGAATGGAATTTTTACTCCTGCACAGACAGAATTCGCTAAACGAGTTTATTATAATGTTTACGATGTTAAAAAACTTCTCGACGAAAAAGTAAATACGATCGGAGTAATTCTTGGAAATGGACGTTATTTTCCAATGCGAACAGATTCGGCTATAAAGACTCAATTCCCTCGGTTGTTACTGCAGTTGGAGATTATAGGAATGGACGGAAAGACAACTACTGTTATCTCCGATGAATCATGGAAAATAACAACGAATGGTCCGATTAGAGCTAATAATGAATACGACGGTGAAAAATATAATGCCAATCTTGAAATGAAAGGTTGGGATTGTAATAGGTTTAATGATTCTTCTTGGGAGAAAGCGCAATTAGTATCATCGCCAAGTGAAAAAATAACCTGCCAGAATACTCCGAGTATCCGCACCATGGAAAGAATTACTCCTATCTCTATAAAGGAATTAAAAAGTGGCTGCTATATAGTCGATATGGGTCAGAATATGGTAGGTTGGGCGAATGTGACTCTCTATGGGAAGAAAGATATTCCAGTAACAATGCGTTTTTCAGAGACTCTGAATAGCGACGGTAGCCCATACATCAAAAACTTGAGAACTGCTAAGGCAACGGATATATATATTCCTTCGAAAGACGGGACATTTCAATGGGAACCTAAATTTACTTATCATGGATTCCGCTTTATCGAAATTACCGGCGCTGAACAAGCTCCTCTAATAAACGATATCGTAGGGTGTGTAAATTACGATGAAATGGCTACGCTTAGTACTTTTGAATGTTCGGATTCATTATTAAATCAGTTATTCCATAATGCACAATGGGGTATTAAAGGAAACTATCGAAGTTTCCCTACTGACTGTCCTCAACGAGACGAACGTCAGGGATGGCTAGGCGACCGAGCTACCGGATGTTTCGGCGAAGCATATATGTTCGATCAAACGTTGCTATACGAAAAATGGTTAGACGATATGCAAGATTCTCAGTCGACTACAGGTGCTATATCAGATGTTATTCCGACTTATTGGGAGGTCTTTAGCGACAATATCACTTGGTCGTCGGCATACATGATGTCTGCCTATATGCTGTATGAACTCAGAGGCGATAGGCAGGGAATTATCAAGCACTATGTTTCGATGAAAAAGTGGCTATATTACATGAAGGACAAATATCTGCAAGATTACATCCTAACAAAGGATACTTATGGAGACTGGTGTATGCCGCCAGAAAATTTGAGTATCATTCACTCGAAAGATCCTGCTCGGATAACAGACGGTAAAGTAATGAGCACAACCTTCTTTTATCACATTCTAAACATGATGCAGGAATTTGCCGTTATTGCTTCGCATCCTGAGGATGTGGCTGCCTATAAAGATTTGGCCGCTAAAATAAAAGATGCCTATAATACAAAATACTTCCAGAGCGACAAAGGCATTTATGATAATAATACAGTTACTGCTAACCTTATCTCTTTGGCACAAGGATTGGTACCCAAGGGATATGAGCAGAAGGTCTTCGACAATATCGTGACCCGAATTGAAAAAGATTTTGATTCGCATGTAAGTGTAGGAGTTGTAGGCATTCAATTCTTGATGCGTACATTAACCGATTACGGCCGTCCCGATTTAGCTTACACTATCGCCACGCAAAAAACATTTCCGAGTTGGGGATATATGATAGCAAATGGTGCTTCAACAATATGGGAATTATGGAACGGAAACACAGCTGATCCCTCTATGAATTCGGGGAATCATGTAATGCTTCTAGGGGATTTGATGATATGGTATCATGAGAATCTAATCGGCATTAAATCGTGTGGTGAAGGCGATCCTTTTAAACATTTTACAATCAACCCCTACTTTGCTCCCCAACTAACCTACCTTAATGGCAGCTATGAATCGCCATATGGCAAAATAGTAAGCAATTGGGAAAAGACTGGTTCAGTGTTGAATTGGAGAGTCTCAGTTCCGGCCAACACTTCAGCTCTGATTTACATGCCGACTAGTTCCACACAACATATTTCGATGAACGGCAAACCAATTAGTAAATACAGCGAGATCAAAGTTGTAAAAAATGGTAATAATAAGGTAGTTCTTAATCTTCCTTCAGGGAATTACAAATTCACTATAAATTAG
- a CDS encoding DUF4965 domain-containing protein has translation MKKMLMMALLVGLANSMQATDLFKASRNVALRAPAVPLITSDPYLSIWSAYNTLNEGSTTHWTGTEHPLLGALRVDGKTYRFMGKDKMNMETLVPMTDAGTWQGSYTYSQPANGWEALQFDDSTWKRGEAAFGTSDMPRVKTRWDSQDIWVRRDFDLNSDLSKESIYLKYSHDDVFELYLNGEKLVATDYSWNNDVLLELSDSAKKKLRKGKNILAAHCHNTTGGAYVDFGLYRHNKQTVNFETAAVQKSVNVLPTQTYYTFTCGPVELDVVFTAPLLMDDLDLLSTPINYISYRARSLDKKQHSVQIYMETTPQLAVNDLTQPTIAKTIRRNGINYVKAGTIDQPITERKGDGVCIDWGYVYLAGNIGVNKAVSLGNYYNMKNEFVTNGKLLPSQAECITRRADQMPAMAYSDNLGKVTSDGKAGYMMLGYDDVYSIEYLYQRRMAYWKHGGKVSIFDAFEKAKANYTSVMERCRTYDEMIMADAEEAGGEEYAELCALAYRQVIAAHKLFTDQDGHLLFFSKENNSNGCVNTVDLTYPSAPLFLVYNPELEKAMMTSIFEYSASGRWNKPFPAHDMGTYPIANGQIYGGDMPIEEAGNMIVLTAAISKIEGNASYAKRYWDLLTIWTNYLVEYGQDPENQLCTDDFAGHWAHNANLSAKAIMGVAGYSEMARMLGMNDVADKYADTAKKMAAKWEQMANEGDHYRLAFDRKGTWSQKYNIVWDKMWGLNLFPNNVIEKEVAYYLTKQNPYGLPLDSRKEYTKSDWIMWTAAMAPDKARFEKFVSPVYKYANESVSRVPLSDWHHTDSGKFVGFKARSVVGGYWMKVLMDKMQKK, from the coding sequence ATGAAGAAAATGCTAATGATGGCTTTATTGGTCGGCTTGGCGAACAGTATGCAGGCAACTGATTTATTTAAAGCAAGTAGGAATGTTGCATTACGTGCACCGGCGGTACCTCTGATCACATCAGATCCTTACCTATCGATCTGGTCGGCCTATAACACTCTGAATGAGGGAAGTACAACTCATTGGACGGGAACGGAGCATCCACTGTTGGGAGCCTTGCGGGTCGACGGAAAAACGTATCGTTTTATGGGAAAAGATAAGATGAATATGGAAACCCTTGTACCAATGACGGATGCCGGTACATGGCAAGGAAGTTATACCTATTCTCAGCCGGCTAACGGATGGGAAGCGCTTCAGTTTGATGACAGCACATGGAAAAGAGGCGAAGCCGCTTTTGGCACGTCGGATATGCCCCGTGTGAAAACAAGATGGGACTCTCAGGATATTTGGGTTCGCAGAGATTTTGATTTGAACAGCGATCTTAGCAAAGAAAGTATTTATTTAAAGTATTCGCATGATGATGTGTTTGAACTTTATCTGAACGGTGAGAAACTTGTAGCTACTGACTATTCGTGGAACAATGACGTACTGCTTGAACTTTCGGACAGTGCCAAAAAGAAATTGCGTAAAGGGAAAAACATACTTGCCGCACATTGCCACAATACAACGGGAGGTGCTTATGTAGATTTTGGATTATATCGGCATAACAAGCAGACTGTTAATTTTGAAACGGCAGCTGTCCAGAAGTCGGTAAACGTGCTTCCAACGCAAACTTACTACACATTTACTTGCGGTCCGGTGGAACTGGATGTTGTGTTTACTGCTCCTTTATTGATGGACGACTTGGATTTGCTGTCTACTCCGATTAATTACATCTCGTATCGTGCACGTTCTTTGGATAAGAAGCAGCATAGCGTGCAGATATATATGGAGACTACTCCACAGCTTGCGGTGAACGACCTGACACAGCCCACTATAGCTAAAACAATCCGTCGTAATGGCATTAATTATGTAAAAGCCGGAACGATCGATCAACCCATTACCGAACGTAAAGGTGACGGTGTGTGTATTGACTGGGGATATGTTTATCTGGCAGGAAACATAGGGGTAAACAAGGCTGTCAGCCTGGGCAACTATTATAATATGAAGAATGAATTTGTGACGAATGGTAAGTTGTTGCCTTCGCAAGCAGAATGTATTACTCGCCGTGCCGACCAGATGCCGGCGATGGCTTATTCGGACAATTTGGGTAAGGTTACTTCCGATGGGAAGGCAGGATATATGATGCTGGGCTACGATGACGTTTATTCTATTGAATATCTATATCAGCGTCGGATGGCTTATTGGAAGCACGGTGGTAAGGTAAGTATCTTTGATGCTTTCGAGAAAGCAAAAGCAAACTATACTTCTGTAATGGAACGTTGCCGTACTTACGATGAAATGATTATGGCCGATGCCGAAGAAGCCGGAGGAGAGGAATACGCCGAATTGTGTGCGCTTGCCTATCGCCAGGTCATTGCGGCTCATAAATTGTTTACCGATCAGGACGGCCATTTATTGTTCTTCTCCAAAGAGAACAACAGTAACGGCTGTGTGAATACAGTTGACCTTACTTATCCTTCTGCACCTTTATTCCTTGTTTATAACCCCGAGTTGGAGAAAGCAATGATGACAAGTATCTTTGAATATAGTGCCAGCGGACGTTGGAACAAACCTTTTCCGGCACACGATATGGGTACTTATCCTATTGCTAACGGACAGATATATGGTGGAGATATGCCGATTGAAGAAGCTGGAAACATGATAGTGCTTACTGCTGCTATTTCTAAGATAGAAGGAAATGCAAGCTATGCAAAAAGGTACTGGGATTTGTTAACGATATGGACAAACTATCTGGTGGAGTACGGACAAGATCCTGAGAACCAGCTTTGCACCGATGATTTTGCCGGACATTGGGCACACAATGCCAATCTTTCTGCCAAAGCAATTATGGGTGTGGCCGGATATAGCGAAATGGCACGCATGCTGGGAATGAATGATGTGGCCGATAAATATGCTGATACAGCTAAGAAGATGGCTGCTAAATGGGAGCAAATGGCCAATGAAGGAGACCATTACCGCCTGGCTTTCGATCGAAAAGGTACTTGGAGCCAGAAGTATAACATCGTTTGGGATAAAATGTGGGGTCTGAACCTTTTCCCAAACAATGTGATTGAAAAGGAAGTTGCTTATTATCTCACGAAGCAAAATCCGTATGGACTTCCGTTGGATTCACGCAAAGAGTATACCAAGTCCGACTGGATAATGTGGACGGCTGCCATGGCACCTGATAAGGCTCGTTTTGAGAAGTTTGTCTCTCCGGTATATAAATATGCCAACGAGTCGGTTTCGCGCGTACCTTTGAGTGACTGGCATCACACGGATAGCGGTAAGTTTGTTGGCTTTAAAGCACGTTCCGTCGTTGGCGGGTACTGGATGAAAGTACTGATGGACAAGATGCAGAAAAAGTAA
- a CDS encoding RagB/SusD family nutrient uptake outer membrane protein, with protein MKKRYFLAAVVGCLLSLGGCSGFLDQTPDRILNNDQVYGDPNLVKSVLANFYERITWGQRLDAPGDYSFLDEAIQYGREGRQDEDRNWWRVYDYELVRNINQFLQGLKESTALSDAEKAPLEGEARLIRAWYYFCMCRSLGGMPNVGDNVYSYTSGMDITTLQNPRESEAATYDYVISECHAIADIMNKDITTHSARANKWAAKMLEARAALYAASLAKYNSQMSQPLKTAGGEVGIDASKANGYYEEALAAAADVIDHGPYSLMKAGNKATWQDYADNFYNAICEKNGNTEVIWARDYVYPGQTHGFTKSCLPRNMNQDVESSLLSVLLNLVEAYEPIETSTPGMPAKFETGTPQSPVFFNKATDPFTGRDPRLGGTVLYPGSFFNGQEAVLQGGLLEKGSNGGWSILTAKRGDQDADGNIITADSGPYEPADDRQCNRTGFYIRKFLDATPSAGTIGRGSEMWNPYFRISEAYMIAAEASFELKGSNDEALGYINEVRERAGVKPLVTLTFENIVHENQVEFAFENHRWWDLKRWRLADKIWNGDSNNPSAQRRGLWPYRVLAPGDSNDGKWVFFEKNMTEIYPYPLKFEARQYYAELDGGWLNNNPKLVKNPYQ; from the coding sequence ATGAAAAAAAGATATTTTTTGGCTGCCGTTGTTGGGTGTTTGCTCTCATTAGGTGGTTGTAGTGGTTTCTTGGATCAGACGCCTGATCGTATACTGAATAACGATCAGGTATATGGCGATCCGAATCTGGTCAAATCAGTATTGGCCAATTTCTATGAACGTATTACATGGGGACAGCGTTTAGATGCTCCGGGTGATTACTCTTTTTTGGATGAGGCTATTCAATATGGCCGTGAAGGCCGTCAGGATGAAGACCGCAACTGGTGGAGAGTCTATGATTATGAATTAGTTCGTAATATTAATCAGTTCTTGCAGGGATTGAAGGAATCTACAGCATTGAGTGATGCAGAGAAGGCTCCATTGGAGGGTGAGGCGCGATTGATTCGAGCATGGTATTATTTCTGCATGTGTCGTTCATTGGGCGGTATGCCGAATGTAGGTGATAATGTATACAGCTATACTTCGGGCATGGATATCACGACTCTTCAAAATCCGCGTGAATCGGAGGCTGCTACGTACGATTATGTCATTAGTGAGTGTCATGCAATAGCTGATATAATGAATAAAGATATAACTACTCACTCAGCTCGTGCCAATAAATGGGCCGCCAAGATGCTGGAGGCACGTGCTGCACTTTATGCCGCGTCTCTCGCCAAGTATAATAGTCAAATGAGCCAGCCGCTTAAAACCGCAGGTGGTGAAGTTGGAATCGATGCCAGCAAAGCAAATGGTTATTACGAAGAAGCATTGGCAGCAGCTGCAGATGTGATTGACCACGGTCCTTACTCATTAATGAAAGCGGGAAATAAGGCTACTTGGCAAGATTATGCAGATAATTTTTATAATGCTATTTGTGAAAAAAATGGTAATACGGAAGTTATCTGGGCTCGTGATTATGTGTATCCGGGACAAACTCATGGATTTACAAAATCCTGCTTACCTCGTAATATGAACCAAGATGTAGAGTCTAGTTTGTTGTCTGTCTTGTTGAATCTTGTAGAAGCTTATGAACCCATTGAAACCAGCACTCCTGGAATGCCTGCTAAGTTCGAAACTGGTACTCCTCAAAGTCCTGTGTTTTTTAATAAAGCTACTGATCCGTTTACTGGTCGCGATCCTCGTTTGGGGGGTACCGTACTTTATCCGGGTTCATTTTTTAATGGTCAGGAAGCCGTTTTACAGGGAGGTCTGTTAGAAAAGGGCTCAAACGGAGGATGGAGTATTTTGACAGCTAAAAGAGGTGACCAAGATGCTGATGGGAATATCATTACTGCTGATAGTGGTCCATACGAACCGGCTGATGACCGTCAGTGTAACAGAACAGGTTTTTATATCCGTAAATTTTTGGATGCAACTCCTTCTGCCGGAACGATAGGACGTGGATCAGAAATGTGGAATCCTTATTTCCGTATCTCTGAAGCTTATATGATTGCCGCCGAAGCTTCATTTGAATTGAAAGGTAGCAATGATGAAGCATTGGGATATATTAACGAGGTGCGTGAACGTGCTGGTGTGAAACCGTTGGTTACACTTACATTTGAGAACATTGTTCATGAGAACCAAGTTGAATTTGCTTTCGAAAATCATCGTTGGTGGGATTTAAAGCGCTGGCGTTTGGCTGATAAAATATGGAATGGAGATAGTAATAATCCTTCTGCACAACGTCGTGGTCTATGGCCATATCGCGTACTTGCTCCAGGTGATTCTAACGATGGTAAATGGGTGTTCTTTGAAAAGAATATGACGGAAATCTATCCTTATCCGTTGAAGTTCGAGGCCAGACAGTATTATGCTGAATTGGACGGAGGCTGGCTGAATAACAATCCAAAATTGGTAAAGAACCCGTATCAATAA
- a CDS encoding DUF3823 domain-containing protein — translation MKLISTIFSILLLGLMITTSCTKDNYDAPESILYGHIVYNGESLQLRGTSEAVQLQLYQDGYERHDPITVYVGQDGAYSAKLFDGEYKMVTKDHNGPWVNSRDTTVITVKGSTLHDVEVTPFYTISNANIVLTGNVLKASFSINKVAGTKIDRIILLVSTTQFVDDVWHNILRADDADNESVWNAQGQYSMENDLSTNSAFLEAKSAYARVCVWSSGSDQGIYSSVFRLK, via the coding sequence ATGAAACTAATATCAACTATTTTTTCGATATTGCTGTTGGGATTAATGATAACCACCAGCTGCACGAAAGATAATTATGATGCTCCAGAATCCATCCTCTATGGGCATATTGTTTATAATGGAGAATCTTTGCAACTTCGTGGGACGAGTGAAGCTGTACAGCTTCAGTTATATCAGGATGGATATGAGAGGCATGATCCCATTACTGTTTATGTTGGGCAGGATGGAGCATATTCTGCCAAGCTATTCGACGGCGAGTACAAGATGGTAACCAAAGATCACAATGGACCTTGGGTGAACAGTCGCGATACTACGGTCATAACAGTAAAGGGTAGTACCCTACATGATGTGGAAGTAACTCCCTTCTATACAATTTCCAATGCTAACATTGTCTTGACGGGTAATGTGTTGAAAGCATCATTTAGTATTAATAAAGTTGCAGGCACTAAAATAGACCGTATCATTCTGTTGGTGAGTACAACTCAGTTTGTTGATGATGTTTGGCACAATATTCTTCGTGCGGATGATGCCGATAATGAAAGTGTATGGAATGCTCAAGGGCAATACTCAATGGAGAATGATCTGAGTACTAACAGTGCTTTCCTGGAAGCAAAGTCTGCTTACGCCAGAGTTTGCGTGTGGTCTTCCGGTTCGGATCAAGGAATTTATTCTTCTGTGTTCCGTTTGAAGTGA
- a CDS encoding TonB-dependent receptor: protein MCKKEQMFCLASHSRMWCIPFCMAAFSLLPGAYSSANADNLALETALIANSVQQQRTVKVKGVVLDTNGESVIGANVKEVGGGAGTITDINGEFSLDISPRAVLEISFIGYSTQRVSVNASNSVKVTLSENTKVLDEVVITGFGMSQKKATLTGAVSSIKSDDIEHSSAATASGALVGKIAGLNTRQQDGRPGSSTALQIRNMGDPLFVIDGVQSDGGQFNNLDFNDIESISILKDASAAIYGIRAANGVVVVTTKKGRRNTKNTVSLNAYYGWQKNSVWIKPADAKTYVKAYAAAETWAGKSDSERRYPRAEYDKWMAGTEKGYQGFDWNDYIWGSAPQYYVNANFSGGTEKANYYVALSHLGQDATVHNYGGFKRTNVQMNIDMNVNERFKIGATMNGRIESRQNPGVPGGDDYWLPRFAVMKNWPTTGPYANDNPLYPQKTSTDDNTNFAILNYKTSGKMTDVWRVIQMQATAEYEILKGLKAKAMVGYYFAYREQDNHEYTYKLYRYDTATDTYPVTVNMSNPYRERTRSKVEDQFSNFQLNYDHKFGQHSINAIAGFEASQRRTPSIYVHSIPVANNMNLINFKEVDTYNDDGNNTQARLGWLGRINYNYGDKYLLELIGRWDGSWKFPPNKRWGFFPSASLGWRISQEKFWQESKLAKIFTDLKLRGSYGLVGDDNVSGYSAFDYMEGYDYKNGGSVIDGQYVVGTKPRGLPNTTLSWIKAKILDIGVDMGFLNNRLTAQADFFRRIRTGLPAGRYDVLLPSELGFSLPNENLNSDVNIGYDAMVRWADQINDFNYSVGANVTYSRFYDWEQYDNRRSNSWDTYRNSIWHRVGYVNWGLTADGRFKDWEEIADYPIDNDRQGNTTVVPGDIKYKDVNNDGVINGMDERPIGYRSDSTPNLNFGINLSAGWKGFDLSMDWTGSSMTSWFQQYETAHPFQNDGNSPAEIFNDAWHLSDVWDANSELIPGKYPLVRLNDNDSPYWKSTFWVHNVSYIKLRNLELGYTLPKMLLNKTGISNVRFYFSGSNLLTLTNVPIDPEGAASNGLDYPTMRVINIGVNLKF from the coding sequence ATGTGTAAAAAAGAACAAATGTTTTGCCTTGCTAGTCATAGCAGAATGTGGTGCATTCCATTTTGTATGGCTGCTTTTTCACTATTGCCTGGTGCATATAGTTCTGCTAATGCTGATAATTTGGCATTGGAAACTGCATTGATTGCGAATTCCGTTCAACAGCAGCGAACTGTAAAAGTAAAAGGAGTAGTCTTGGACACCAATGGCGAATCGGTTATTGGTGCTAATGTGAAAGAAGTTGGTGGTGGTGCTGGCACTATTACCGATATTAACGGCGAATTTTCATTGGACATAAGTCCTAGAGCAGTATTGGAAATCTCCTTTATTGGCTATAGTACTCAAAGGGTATCAGTGAATGCTTCGAACTCTGTTAAAGTAACGTTGAGTGAAAACACCAAAGTATTGGATGAAGTAGTCATAACCGGCTTTGGTATGTCTCAAAAGAAGGCTACTCTTACGGGTGCCGTATCATCTATAAAATCAGATGATATTGAGCATTCATCCGCGGCAACAGCTTCCGGCGCTTTAGTTGGTAAAATTGCCGGTTTGAATACCCGTCAACAAGACGGTCGTCCCGGATCTAGTACAGCTCTTCAGATTCGTAACATGGGAGATCCATTGTTTGTTATTGATGGTGTACAATCTGATGGAGGACAATTCAATAACCTTGATTTCAATGATATTGAATCTATCTCTATACTGAAGGATGCTTCTGCTGCTATTTACGGTATTCGTGCAGCTAATGGCGTTGTAGTAGTTACAACGAAGAAAGGTCGGCGCAATACAAAGAATACCGTATCACTTAATGCTTATTATGGTTGGCAGAAAAACTCCGTTTGGATAAAGCCTGCAGATGCCAAGACTTATGTTAAAGCGTACGCTGCTGCTGAAACTTGGGCAGGCAAATCGGATAGTGAACGCAGATACCCGAGGGCTGAATACGACAAGTGGATGGCTGGTACCGAAAAAGGATACCAAGGCTTTGACTGGAATGATTACATTTGGGGATCTGCTCCACAGTACTATGTGAATGCGAATTTCTCAGGAGGTACGGAGAAGGCTAATTATTATGTAGCTCTCTCTCATTTGGGGCAGGATGCTACAGTTCATAACTATGGAGGTTTTAAACGTACGAATGTACAGATGAACATCGATATGAATGTGAATGAACGTTTTAAGATTGGTGCTACAATGAACGGACGTATTGAATCTCGTCAGAATCCGGGCGTTCCGGGGGGAGACGATTATTGGTTACCTCGTTTTGCCGTAATGAAAAATTGGCCGACTACCGGGCCGTATGCAAATGATAATCCACTCTATCCACAGAAAACCTCAACGGACGATAATACAAACTTTGCAATTCTGAATTATAAAACTTCAGGTAAGATGACTGATGTTTGGCGTGTCATTCAAATGCAGGCCACAGCGGAATACGAGATATTGAAAGGGCTGAAGGCTAAAGCTATGGTGGGATATTATTTTGCTTATCGTGAGCAGGATAATCATGAATATACGTATAAATTATATCGTTATGACACTGCTACCGATACTTATCCGGTGACTGTTAACATGAGCAATCCTTATCGTGAGCGCACTCGTTCGAAAGTGGAAGATCAATTCTCTAATTTTCAGTTGAACTATGATCATAAATTCGGCCAGCATTCAATCAATGCGATTGCGGGTTTCGAAGCGTCACAGCGCCGGACTCCGAGTATCTACGTGCATTCTATTCCGGTTGCAAACAATATGAACTTGATTAATTTCAAGGAGGTGGATACTTACAATGATGATGGAAACAATACACAGGCTCGTTTGGGATGGTTGGGTCGCATCAATTATAATTATGGAGATAAATACCTGCTTGAATTGATTGGTCGCTGGGATGGTTCTTGGAAATTCCCACCCAATAAGCGTTGGGGCTTTTTCCCTTCTGCTTCTTTGGGATGGCGAATTTCTCAAGAGAAATTCTGGCAAGAAAGCAAATTGGCTAAAATCTTTACTGACTTGAAACTTCGTGGATCATACGGACTTGTCGGCGATGATAATGTGAGTGGGTATAGTGCATTTGATTACATGGAAGGATATGACTATAAGAATGGCGGATCGGTAATTGATGGGCAATATGTAGTGGGTACCAAACCTCGTGGGTTGCCTAATACAACATTGTCATGGATTAAAGCGAAAATCTTGGATATCGGTGTTGACATGGGCTTCTTGAATAATCGTTTAACTGCACAGGCCGATTTCTTCCGCCGCATACGTACAGGTTTACCAGCAGGACGTTATGATGTATTATTACCTTCTGAATTAGGCTTCAGTTTGCCTAATGAAAATTTAAATTCAGATGTAAATATCGGCTATGATGCCATGGTTCGCTGGGCGGATCAGATAAATGATTTTAATTATAGCGTAGGTGCTAACGTCACTTATTCTCGTTTTTACGACTGGGAACAATATGACAACCGCCGGAGTAATTCATGGGATACATATCGCAATAGTATTTGGCATCGTGTAGGTTATGTTAACTGGGGTTTGACGGCCGATGGGCGTTTCAAAGATTGGGAAGAAATAGCAGATTATCCGATAGATAATGACCGTCAGGGTAATACAACTGTTGTCCCTGGTGATATCAAATACAAAGATGTGAATAATGATGGGGTGATCAATGGAATGGACGAACGTCCTATTGGCTATCGTTCTGATTCAACTCCAAACCTGAATTTCGGTATTAATCTTTCTGCCGGATGGAAAGGATTTGATCTCTCTATGGATTGGACTGGCTCCAGCATGACTTCATGGTTCCAACAGTATGAAACAGCCCACCCATTTCAGAACGATGGGAATAGTCCTGCCGAAATCTTTAATGACGCATGGCACTTGTCAGACGTTTGGGATGCCAACAGCGAATTAATCCCCGGTAAATATCCTTTAGTTCGTCTGAATGACAATGATAGTCCTTACTGGAAGAGTACTTTTTGGGTGCATAATGTAAGTTATATCAAACTTCGTAATCTGGAATTGGGCTATACATTACCTAAAATGCTATTAAATAAGACGGGTATAAGCAATGTACGTTTCTATTTTTCCGGATCGAATTTGCTTACATTGACTAATGTTCCTATTGATCCGGAAGGTGCAGCTAGTAATGGTCTGGATTATCCTACCATGCGCGTCATCAACATAGGTGTAAACCTCAAATTTTAA